In the genome of Neofelis nebulosa isolate mNeoNeb1 chromosome 6, mNeoNeb1.pri, whole genome shotgun sequence, one region contains:
- the HFE gene encoding hereditary hemochromatosis protein isoform X1 yields MGPRARRALLLLFLPFLLFLLRTGAAHRRPPRSHSLSYLFMGASVPDLGLPLFEALGYVDDQLFVSYNHESRRAEPRAQWLEGRAPSQLWLQLSQSLKGWDHMFIVDFWTIMDNHNHSKVTKLGVSSESHTLQVILGCEVREDNSTRGFWKYGYDGQSYLEFRPETPDWRAAEPRAWATKLEWEASTIRAKQNRAYLERDCPMQLQSLLALGTGVLDRQVPPLLKVTHRVASAVTALRCQALNFYPQNITMRWLKDRRPLEAKDVEPQDVLPNGDGTYQGWLAVAVPPGEEHRYTCLVEHPGLNQPLAATWEPSVSSTLVVGTISGIAVCVILFVIGVLFRIFRKRQASRGAMGDYVLAECE; encoded by the exons ATGGGCCCGCGAGCGCGGCGCGCGCTGCTCCTGCTGTTCCTGCCGTTCCTGCTGTTCCTGCTGCGGACCGGGGCTGCGCACCGGCGGCCGCCGC GGTCCCACTCCCTGAGCTACCTCTTCATGGGCGCCTCAGTGCCAGACCTTGGGCTGCCCCTGTTCGAGGCCTTGGGCTATGTGGACGACCAGCTGTTCGTGTCCTACAATCACGAGAGTCGCCGGGCAGAGCCCCGCGCCCAGTGGCTCGAGGGTAGGGCCCCCAGCCAGCTGTGGCTGCAGCTGAGTCAGAGCCTGAAAGGGTGGGATCACATGTTCATCGTGGACTTCTGGACCATCATGGACAACCACAACCACAGCAAGG TAACAAAGCTCGGGGTGTCATCAGAGTCCCACACGCTGCAAGTGATCCTGGGCTGTGAGGTGCGAGAGGACAACAGCACCAGGGGCTTCTGGAAGTACGGCTACGATGGGCAGAGCTACCTTGAATTCCGCCCTGAGACGCCGGACTGGAGGGcagcagagcccagggcctgggccACCAAGCTGGAGTGGGAAGCGAGCACGATTCGGGCCAAACAGAACAGGGCCTACCTGGAGAGGGACTGTCCCATGCAGCTGCAGAGTTTGCTGGCGCTGGGGACAGGGGTTCTGGACCGGCAAG TGCCTCCCTTGCTGAAGGTGACTCATCGTGTGGCCTCTGCAGTGACCGCTCTAcggtgtcaggctctgaactTCTACCCCCAGAACATCACCATGAGGTGGCTGAAGGACAGGCGGCCACTGGAGGCCAAGGACGTTGAGCCTCAGGACGTGCTGCCCAACGGGGACGGGACCTACCAGGGCTGGTTGGCCGTGGCCGTGCCTCCCGGGGAAGAGCACAGATACACCTGCCTGGTGGAGCACCCGGGGCTAAACCAGCCCCTCGCTGCCACGTGGG AGCCGTCGGTGTCCAGCACCCTGGTCGTTGGAACCATCAGTGGGATCGCTGTTTGTGTCATCCTCTTTGTTATTGGAGTTCTGTTCCGAATCTTCAGGAAAAGGCAGGCTTCGA GAGGAGCCATGGGGGACTACGTGTTGGCCGAATGTGAGTGA
- the HFE gene encoding hereditary hemochromatosis protein isoform X3, with protein sequence MGASVPDLGLPLFEALGYVDDQLFVSYNHESRRAEPRAQWLEGRAPSQLWLQLSQSLKGWDHMFIVDFWTIMDNHNHSKVTKLGVSSESHTLQVILGCEVREDNSTRGFWKYGYDGQSYLEFRPETPDWRAAEPRAWATKLEWEASTIRAKQNRAYLERDCPMQLQSLLALGTGVLDRQVPPLLKVTHRVASAVTALRCQALNFYPQNITMRWLKDRRPLEAKDVEPQDVLPNGDGTYQGWLAVAVPPGEEHRYTCLVEHPGLNQPLAATWEPSVSSTLVVGTISGIAVCVILFVIGVLFRIFRKRQASRGAMGDYVLAECE encoded by the exons ATGGGCGCCTCAGTGCCAGACCTTGGGCTGCCCCTGTTCGAGGCCTTGGGCTATGTGGACGACCAGCTGTTCGTGTCCTACAATCACGAGAGTCGCCGGGCAGAGCCCCGCGCCCAGTGGCTCGAGGGTAGGGCCCCCAGCCAGCTGTGGCTGCAGCTGAGTCAGAGCCTGAAAGGGTGGGATCACATGTTCATCGTGGACTTCTGGACCATCATGGACAACCACAACCACAGCAAGG TAACAAAGCTCGGGGTGTCATCAGAGTCCCACACGCTGCAAGTGATCCTGGGCTGTGAGGTGCGAGAGGACAACAGCACCAGGGGCTTCTGGAAGTACGGCTACGATGGGCAGAGCTACCTTGAATTCCGCCCTGAGACGCCGGACTGGAGGGcagcagagcccagggcctgggccACCAAGCTGGAGTGGGAAGCGAGCACGATTCGGGCCAAACAGAACAGGGCCTACCTGGAGAGGGACTGTCCCATGCAGCTGCAGAGTTTGCTGGCGCTGGGGACAGGGGTTCTGGACCGGCAAG TGCCTCCCTTGCTGAAGGTGACTCATCGTGTGGCCTCTGCAGTGACCGCTCTAcggtgtcaggctctgaactTCTACCCCCAGAACATCACCATGAGGTGGCTGAAGGACAGGCGGCCACTGGAGGCCAAGGACGTTGAGCCTCAGGACGTGCTGCCCAACGGGGACGGGACCTACCAGGGCTGGTTGGCCGTGGCCGTGCCTCCCGGGGAAGAGCACAGATACACCTGCCTGGTGGAGCACCCGGGGCTAAACCAGCCCCTCGCTGCCACGTGGG AGCCGTCGGTGTCCAGCACCCTGGTCGTTGGAACCATCAGTGGGATCGCTGTTTGTGTCATCCTCTTTGTTATTGGAGTTCTGTTCCGAATCTTCAGGAAAAGGCAGGCTTCGA GAGGAGCCATGGGGGACTACGTGTTGGCCGAATGTGAGTGA
- the HFE gene encoding hereditary hemochromatosis protein isoform X2: MGPRARRALLLLFLPFLLFLLRTGAAHRRPPRSHSLSYLFMGASVPDLGLPLFEALGYVDDQLFVSYNHESRRAEPRAQWLEGRAPSQLWLQLSQSLKGWDHMFIVDFWTIMDNHNHSKVTKLGVSSESHTLQVILGCEVREDNSTRGFWKYGYDGQSYLEFRPETPDWRAAEPRAWATKLEWEASTIRAKQNRAYLERDCPMQLQSLLALGTGVLDRQVTALRCQALNFYPQNITMRWLKDRRPLEAKDVEPQDVLPNGDGTYQGWLAVAVPPGEEHRYTCLVEHPGLNQPLAATWEPSVSSTLVVGTISGIAVCVILFVIGVLFRIFRKRQASRGAMGDYVLAECE, encoded by the exons ATGGGCCCGCGAGCGCGGCGCGCGCTGCTCCTGCTGTTCCTGCCGTTCCTGCTGTTCCTGCTGCGGACCGGGGCTGCGCACCGGCGGCCGCCGC GGTCCCACTCCCTGAGCTACCTCTTCATGGGCGCCTCAGTGCCAGACCTTGGGCTGCCCCTGTTCGAGGCCTTGGGCTATGTGGACGACCAGCTGTTCGTGTCCTACAATCACGAGAGTCGCCGGGCAGAGCCCCGCGCCCAGTGGCTCGAGGGTAGGGCCCCCAGCCAGCTGTGGCTGCAGCTGAGTCAGAGCCTGAAAGGGTGGGATCACATGTTCATCGTGGACTTCTGGACCATCATGGACAACCACAACCACAGCAAGG TAACAAAGCTCGGGGTGTCATCAGAGTCCCACACGCTGCAAGTGATCCTGGGCTGTGAGGTGCGAGAGGACAACAGCACCAGGGGCTTCTGGAAGTACGGCTACGATGGGCAGAGCTACCTTGAATTCCGCCCTGAGACGCCGGACTGGAGGGcagcagagcccagggcctgggccACCAAGCTGGAGTGGGAAGCGAGCACGATTCGGGCCAAACAGAACAGGGCCTACCTGGAGAGGGACTGTCCCATGCAGCTGCAGAGTTTGCTGGCGCTGGGGACAGGGGTTCTGGACCGGCAAG TGACCGCTCTAcggtgtcaggctctgaactTCTACCCCCAGAACATCACCATGAGGTGGCTGAAGGACAGGCGGCCACTGGAGGCCAAGGACGTTGAGCCTCAGGACGTGCTGCCCAACGGGGACGGGACCTACCAGGGCTGGTTGGCCGTGGCCGTGCCTCCCGGGGAAGAGCACAGATACACCTGCCTGGTGGAGCACCCGGGGCTAAACCAGCCCCTCGCTGCCACGTGGG AGCCGTCGGTGTCCAGCACCCTGGTCGTTGGAACCATCAGTGGGATCGCTGTTTGTGTCATCCTCTTTGTTATTGGAGTTCTGTTCCGAATCTTCAGGAAAAGGCAGGCTTCGA GAGGAGCCATGGGGGACTACGTGTTGGCCGAATGTGAGTGA